cattttagatAATGTTCTTATCAGAGTAAGTTGTGtaagtatttttcttttttaaattatctattttatttgggaaagatacaatttttttaaataaattatcaagtgtattatttttatgataaattgaattttatattataaaataattttattaattaattaaatattgaataaattaaaatacaacaAATAAGATTGTGAAGaaactttattaaaataaactatcgtgaaaaaaattcatttaagttaaatattatttatttaaagattatattttattataaatttttttctttaaataaaataataaataaatttatgccGTGTTCTAATATGAAACACAATGTTtagattaataatatttataatagttataaattttattgatatttcattataatgtttaatattaattaattaatgtttctaaaaaattattattaaatatgatttatttagtttgtatttttttatatttaaatttgtaaagtaattatttttagtattttatttgaaaataataaatattataaaaataaataaataaaacaatactattaaaaagttatagtagtttaataaattaaaataattagcaTGGTGGACTGCATAACAGTGATtgatgtttttcctttcttttactttttacttttactttttttgttgGCATTTGGCAGTGTGCTTTGGAtccttttaagatatttttatttttattttcattaattccTCTAAGATTCCCTGTGACAAATAAGTAATCACGTGCTTTCTGCTGTATCCTCGATATACGtatttaattctttttcagcATCATCACGTTGCTAACGATAAAATACTTTAgcagtttttttaattttatttcatataattaatagttaatatatttatttttaatttttttatttaattttaaataattatttaatattttatatcttaaaacattgttaatattacttttttttatatagattcaagaaatttatcatcttttaacaaaacttattgtcaattttaaaaaaaaattatatatttattatatttgtaactcaaattcataacataaattgtaaatatgaatttattcgaatgtttaaattgtaaatttgctaaattatgaatttttttatatataataattagttttatgagttttatttgatgataatgaattttttttgtttatctaaaatatgataataataattatattttaaaatataaattattaaattattatttaaaaattaataaaagattaaaatatcatgtaaaattaaataaataatcaaattaataaataaaaaaatttattcttatctaaaattaaattaagaaagtaataatatattttacctataaaaaacaaataatatatatagaagATAGCTTACTaactttgtttttaatttatatatatatattattttttataattttgtcttttaaaCAAGAGAATAGTTAATATTTTGTTCGCACTATTTATTGTTGGTTGtagaataaaatgaaaattaattataattagaagtatattaataaatataattaaaaaaaataaaagaaaaacaaataaaattcttaaaacaattttacattTAGAGATTGAGGTTATAGcatttaagttaaaaacatcaaaaatatAGTTTCTTTTCTATGGATAAAATGATGTAATTATCATATAAATTCACATGCAACTATAAGAGTTATTAGAAGGCAATGTTCCACTTGACAATTTTAACATTTATCaactgaaataaaatttaaattttttttattaagtgttTAAATGGGTCTTATGCATAAGTATCACTTATTTTATACTCACCcactttaaattatattatatgtcattctacttaaatatatttgtctCAACTTCTATGTGATTTCATATGACGTAATAAACctcaaatactttttttaatttattatggctattacattttattattttatcctttctaaattattttaatttgtattccTTGTTCAATTATTGGATGATATTTTTGTAAAGTagtatataatttcattttttcatacaagcattaactatatttttttaattaaaactatatttcttaatttgtataaaattacTAAATTGACATACAATTTACACGAAGGGagtagtttttttaataataagcaccattttttttcatttttggatAGCTAACAGTCTTGTTTGGTAACTCTTTTTTGTTATgagctgtttttttttttttttaagtttataacgttctttaaaaaactatttgaaATAGCATTTGAggtttatagcattttttttattccacTTTTATTATCAATgtcttaattgattttttttaaaatattaataaaaaatatattttattaaataattttttatttagttcaaAAAAATAGGTTCAATAATAAGACCACCAAAACAATAGTTGTAGGTctctaaaattaaatacatttttcagTTAATAAAAATACCTATTTATTTCTCACTCAATAAAAATGAATCGTATTTTAGAACAGACACCCATATTAAATGTTTCACGTGTCTCAAATAGAATTATCTTCAAtaacaaaaatcaataaataaaaaatgggtCATATTGTAAACCAAAAAAAAGCACAtcatatttgaatattttatgaactaaaaataatattttttctaaaaaagaactaaaaacaattaaattttatttaaaattaatactctcataatatatattaaatcaattaattatattattattaattgaaaaataagtaatatacaaaattgattatatcaatttaataagttattttatactctatagcatctaaaataaataaattttatccaGTGGTTTAAATAGTTggttatttatataaataaaaaattgattatttgttgtagtaattttactaaaaaattattataggtTCCGTAATGCATTGGGATGGACATGGCCCTGATTCAATcgctaattttataaaatacttcaaataaaatctaataatttatcaattatagGTTAATAGTTACTTTATCTACAATCAATTATATTCATCCGTTATCAAATAGTTTATAtgaaatatgttatttttgtcAAACAGAACTTTAAAGCTTCGATGTGCAGCTCTATGTACTTCAGTAGTTAATTTACACATtatgcaattaaaaaaaattcaattagtctatttttttaaaataattgagtcatttaattatttagcacatattaaaaaaatgtaaataaaataaagaatattacttcaactaaattatatttattaattattaatattataaatgtataataaaaaatattatattaaaatttatgcaaatagtattaattaaatgatatattttaagaaataaaataatcattattttttaataattacttttacaaataaattaattattgtagaacggaaaaataatattttattttcttgcatAAATCATAATACTTTATAAAAACACAATTACTTTATTAAATTTCACTAATAACTAGTACGTttcaatactatttatttatttctaataaatttatcaaacgGAATATACCGtaaatattatcataataaattataaaactacaAGATTCAAATTAGaaatctaaatatatttaatttaataatataaatatttataaattaaaataaaacttaaataccgaaaataaaatattttgatctattaAAATGTGACTACTATCCATTATAGTGAGTAATTTTCCTATTTGTAGAACCAAAAATATTGATATCTATTTAATAGAGATGCTACCTTAAGCATAGTACTTGACTTTTTATAATCAAAGAAATATTAGTATCATATGTTTGgataatataataaatgtacttaacaatttaaaatagtgtttatatttaaggatttttttGCTTCACAAGTAGTGTTTATATTTAAGAGTAGAGGGAATAgaaatttttgtattaaaaagaataattttttaaaaccttTTCTTCGAAGAGcaattttaaacttttgaaacaTTATTTCTATATTTAGAATTGTAAATATGCTCTATATTCTACAATAGAATTTAATTTaacattatataaatattaataataataatttaagtaaataatctttataaaatGTTGACATATTTACTATTACCACCATAAATAAAAAGTAGAAGATAACTATTTGAGAGTGATGCAAGCAATGCCATTAGAGACCATGAttataaaaacttaattaatatgacattaaaaatgGTTATTGATTTTATGACTAATCTTTTACAAATGAATCATTTATTGAGACACGAAAAGAATacactaataattaataaaaataattaacaaaaatatttattgcatGTCATAATTTATGTGAAATTATCATTTTAGTACGAATGAAGTACTTTCTGTATTATAcaataactataattataaaaacttcaattccaaaaataaaaacataaatcaaattttagcgCAAGGATAATTTTGtctttcaaaattaaacaaacttCTCTcttctatctatatatatagtttgtagtcatcaaaatattaatataaacaaaactaaaacaTAGGTATGCACAAACTGGTGTAAGTACTTATGTTTATCTTTCATCTCCATTGAATGAGAAGATAAATCTATGAGACGCGTTGAAAACTCGTGTTtcaactacaaaataaaaaatctttataTAGAGTATGagtaataaatacaaataatgatATGAATAATtacatgatattttatttaattacacaattttatttttcaaaactctCCCTGAAGCTTGATCGTATAAATCAAGCAGACCAAGCTTGCTACATATATAACTAACTATAAGACATTGCAGCGCCTTTGTTAAAACATCTGTCAATTGATTATTGGAATTGACAAAACTAGTAATAATGTCGCCTGATTcgatattttctaaaacaaaatgaCAATCTATCTCAATGTGCTTCatcctctcatgaaaaataggatttgaggcaatgtgcaatgcatattgattatcacatattagtgtcattgggCTGACCTCTTCAAGTTGAAGTTATAGTAGTAATTATTTCAACCAAATGActtcacatgttactagtgtCATGATCCTGTATTCTGGCTCAGCACTGGATCCTGCAGCAACATCTTGTttcttattttttcaatatattagatttcctccaacaagtacacaataccgATAAATGGATCACCTTTCAATGGGTAAGTTTGCCCAATCAACATTTGAGTAACCAATTATGAGTATGTCTtttatcttcataaatgagacaTTTTTCATAAGCATTTTTTACGTATTTAAGAATTCGAATTACAATATTCACATGTTAATGGTAAGGAGAGTTTATTAATTGACTTACCACACTAACAACGAATGAAAATGTCATGGCAAGTGATTGtgaaatagtttaatttttatatcaatCTCCCATATCTTCCTAATTCTGATAGAGGTTCCCCTTATTAggtaggagtttgacatttggatcaATAGGAGTATCAACTAACTTGTCGTTCAATATATTTGTTTCTAcaagaatatccatagcatatttcCTTTGTGAAAATACAAGGCCATCATTGGATTGAGCTATCTCAATACCAAAAAACTAATGAAGTTTGCAGAGGTATTTAGATTGAAATCGATTGGAAAAATATTGCTTCAACTGGAGTATTCCTTGTCGTTCACTACCAGTTATGACAATGTCGTCCATATAAACAATAAGATAAATGTACCATTGGACTGGATGACAATAAAACACATAATGATCAGCTTCACTAGAATCATACAAAACTCTTGCACTACTGAACACTTACAGTTAAAACATATATTGTCCATATAGATTTGAACTTGTAAGCCACACACAATCTTGCTCTTGCTCAGGTCACATAAATAGATAGAGCACACTACATAGAAATGAgcatagaataaaaataatgtaatatatGAGATTTCAGAGCTTCCCAATCCAACACTTATTGAAACCGCGGATTACAAATCAAGATCTTTATAAAAACAATAGCCATATTCTTAATGtcaattatcatattttatttaaattttttgtaacacTCTTCAATTCTATGCAATACTCCCTAATGTAGTGGTCTGTGTATTTTTTCTCTATGGTCTATGTTGTGAAAAtctcttctccaaaatttctaTCCCACACTCCAACCCTTTTTATggatatttataattaaagaaagatGTGTAAATGATTCTTATCGATCGTTGACCTTGACTAGTAGTAGAGGTGAAAAAAATTGATGCCCCCTCTTAAATTATGCAAGttgaaattttgtaattgaTCAACTTCGGTTTCTTTTAATTGGAGTTATTCAGccctttttatttaaatgttagACCCAACAATTTACAAACTCAAACTTTTGATATTtctttaagtaaaaataaaattggatatatatatatatatatatatatatagttggaGATCCGTTGATTCTAAGAGTAATTATGTGATGAATTACTCcgtttttataatttaatataaatgacGAATTCTTGTAAAGTCAAGATATATTTTAGGGGTGGGTAAACAACCAAAAGTTGAATTGGTTTGGAGCACTTAATCGAATCAAACATTTTTGAActaaattaattcataaaataaaaaactaaaaattattttaaaattagttttttgaaCTTAATCGATTTTAAATAATAGAGGTGAAATGTAACCATgacttagttttaaattttaattataacaaaatccTAAAACTCTAAAGTCAGAATCAATGTTTCGtatgttaaaaactctaaaattaaaatgaagccATGACCAATGGACACCGTAGCGAATAAAAccctaatatttttatttatttatatatttaaatgatatttagtAGAATTATTTTGcctctaaaattaattataatttaaaagtaagaTTTATAGTACTTTTTATTGCTAATGTGATTTTTATACTGAAGTTTATTATTTAACTTGGttcatttgaatatattcaAACATCAATTTCTTTACCTTTAACCaagttttaaacaatttttttttaattatgcaTATCTAAAACACAcacctaaatttttaaattcatggttaaataaattttggatCGTATAAGATCACcaacatttaacaaaatattcaCCCAAAAACATAGTTTCCCTCGTAACCTCGTTCTATTTCATAATTACCGCTTTTCCCGCCATTTTCTGTCTCCgtgtaatataaaaaaatcgaaaaataaaaaataaaaaataaaaaaatccaaaaccCAGAAACGAAAACCTACGAACATTGCAAATGGGCATCAAGGATCTTCTCAGATTCATGAAGCCTTACGTTGAACCCATTAACATTAAGAACTATGCTGGTAAACGTGTAAGAATAAACCATTTTTcattcaaagttttgatttttgcCCCAAAATTTCATATGGGTTGTGTTCAATTTTTCATTGTTATAGCTCATTCTCATTCACTTTGAAAAATTTGCAGGTGGGTATTGATGCTTATTCATGGCTTCACAAAGGGGGTAAgtaaaaatctgattttttttctttcagttttTGAAATTCATTCATTAGACATGGATActaacacaaacacaaacactACACTGATATGTCAATACCAATAATagtttaagaaaattaattaattgaatgtaatcaatgtGACACTAGAACACACATTTGATCAGAGATGTCGGGGCTATATAGCTCATTTTGTGTTGTTATTGCAATTTGAAGAGTTTTATTTAATTGAGATTTTGAtttgtctttttgttttttttagctTATTCATGTAGTATGGAGCTGTGTCTTGATTCTGATAGTGAAAGGAAATTGCGGTACATTGAATACTTTATGCATAGAGTGAATCTACTTCGGTATTATAAAGTAACACCAGTTGTTGTTTTTGATGGTGGCAATGTTCCTTGTAAGGCAGCAACTGAGAAAGAGAGGAATAggtatttctatttttatttttcagttgaAGTTTCAGATTTTGagtcaattttgtttttggtgCATGATTGGTTTCATTATAAGATTGACAAACTCACATTAAGTCACCGTGATTTTGCAAATTTCACTATGAAACCAAACACGCACTTAGTTATTTGTTGGTTTTATATTTCGGTTTATGATGTAtgtttgatttggttgttttaGAAAAAGAAATGCTAATCGTGAGTTGGCAATGGCTAAGCTCAAAGAAGGGAATGTTAATGCTGCTTCCGAGTTATTTCAGGTTAGGAGCATTTTTTCagttttgaaatgaaaaaaaaataatggttATTTAAGAGGTTATTATTGCTTATGTTGTACCGACACTTAAAGATTGAAGGTATTATGTCTTCAACACGTGTTAGTGTTTAACACTGATACATGTACTTACAATCacttgtgtttttttatattattattactagtGTATGTGACCGGTGTCTGTCTCAAGCTTCATAGATGTTGACTACACCATGGATTTTGTCTTTTAAGATGTTATAATAACATTGTTATTGCATGCCATCTAAATTAGATGAATCCTAGGCTTTACTAGAATAGTTATGACTTGTCAAAAGAGAGAAATGAATAAGGTATGTGGAATGATGCCAATTTCTATATTGTCAAATAATGTTGAGTATGACTCATAATCGTTGATAAGTGGGCAGGCGTTCGAGCGTCCTGAAAGCACCTGCCCTTTAGTTTTACTCATTTGTTTGTGGCGTTATGACTAGGAGGTTTAGGGTGCAGGGGACGAACCCCTAGCAGTATCGTTCAGGGGTAAATTTATAAACTAGATCATAATACTTAAACAAAGCTTTGTACTCTAACTCTAATTCATTGCTAAATAGAAAAGTACGGCAACTACTCTGTCATTGAAGATGTAGACACAATTGACTGAATTTCGTGACAGATAAGATGAcaaaaatttattgtatttttcgCATAATAATGCTTAATGCTTATGCCTATGAATCAAAACAATTGAAGCATTTTTTCTATACTTTTTGTGTAGAGAGCAGTGAATATTACTCCTCATATGGCTCATAAACTAATTCAGGTATGCTATAAACAAATGATTTTACCAATGCTATTCATGAACAACACTCTTTAAGTAATGTACATTTTAGAGTAATTCCTTCATGTAATTGTGTTGTAGACTTTGAAATCAGAGAACATTGAGTTTGTTGTAGCTCCATATGAAGCAGATGCTCAGTTAGCATACTTGTCCAACCTCGAAATCGAAAAAGGCGGAATTGAAGCTGTGATCACAGAAGATAGTGATCTGATAGCTTATGGTTGTCCATCTGTAAGAACTTCTCCAAAACTATGATCTTGTGCGTCGAGGTTTACTGTTTTCACGTCTCGGTTTAGTTACTACTTTACCATTCAATTTCATAGGAATTTAGTGTCTTGGATTGTAATCTGTAGTTGTTTTGAacagattatttttaaaatggatCGTGAGGGGAACGGCGAAAGAATAGAGTTAAAGAAGGTTTTTTCTGTGGAATCTTGTAAACCATCGTTTCGGAGTTTTGATATGAAACTCTTCACAGGTGATTTTCTTGTTGTTTGTTGATTGCAACAATATCTGTTTAAAATTATGCATGTTTTTTTTGAAAGTATGAAACTTAGAATACTGCATAATTTTTCTGCATAATTCTTTCAGGTATGTGTGTCTTAGCTGGTTGTGATTTTCTTCCATCTGTTCCTGGCATAGGTGTTGCCCGAGCTCATGCCTTAGTTTCGAAGTATCGGAACTTGGATCGTGTAAGTTTGTTCTTATCTGTTAAAAGCTACTAAAGTAGGAAACAAACTGTGTTATGATTTCAGCAGAGACAATGTTGTTAATCGTGGATCAGACAATaatgatttgttcaaatttcgcTTCGAGGTAGTGCTCTAGCGATGCTGTAGTTGCTATTTCATAACATTTTGTTCTAAATAGTGTATAGCAGAACAACCTCAATTTGTTCAAAATCTGCTTTTACTTTTACATGTAAATTTTTTGCTGATGTTTCCTCAAAGTCATTCTGCCTAATTTATCAGTCCTTTACAGATCTTATCTGTTCTTAAGTTCGAGAAAGGCGATCAAATGCCTGAaggttacgccaaatccttcaAAGATGCACTTGCTGTTTTTCACCATGCTCGGATGTACTAATACTAAAACTATTTCTGATTTTTATATCGACTATTTATCATACTCGCCAATGATTATGTTTCCTTCTGAAATATTTGTGTAGATATGATATCAACACGAAAGAGCTCAAGCACATGAAGCCTCTACCAGAAAATTTTCTCGAGTCACTCGACACAAACCTCGATTTTTTGGGACCGTATCCTTGATTTATTGTATTTTGTCACCATTTTCAATATTCACAACATGTTCATTCTGCATCTTTTGCATCCATTAGACACTATTTGTGATAATGTTTATATTTAGCACTTGCACTTAGATTATATGTGATCATTTTTAATCTATGTGATTGTTGAAcatgtaaatttttttcctTGACCAAGTTCTTCAAATGTAACTAGAGAAATTCCCTCAACTATAGTCATAGCAATAGCAGAAGGAAACTTGAATCCATCAACTAAGGAAGCATTTGATAAGTTTGAATGTTCTAGACTTCCTTTGCACCCTATTGATCCACAaaccattgttcaacacaagaAAAGTGAAGTTCTTGCTCCATTTAAACAGGAGAATTGTTTTTCAATCTTTGGCTCCCATAACAACAGTGAAAATTATACAGGCAAGTCATCAATTTTTAGACTCATATGTTTGTTAAATTGCAatgtttttgtaaaataatttgacaACTTTGCATTGATAGtataaaaaagttttacaaAGACATCTAATCATATCGACTGAGTCGTTGTCTCAATTATAAAGACTAGGATAACTGTTAACTTATTTTTCCAAAGAGTATCGTCAATCGTTGTTGGAGTTTCAATTAACTTTTAAGCATCGGTCCACAATAGAATTCACACAATTTTCTaacattgtatatttatattgttataaacattttattttgtctgCAGTGACAAGGATCTCAGATAAAGATAAGTATTCCAATGAAGCATTGGCACTTGAGAAACTAATCATGCCATTGACAACAAATGAAACAATAAAGAAAACCATTACATCTAATGACACACCTTTGAAGGTTCCTAACAACAACCCTTTTAGAATAAGAAAACATGAAGAGGAAATAAATTTGGTTCAGAAAGAGGACACAATTGAAGAAATTTCAATTGTCAGCAGTGTGgaatatattgatattgatactTACATGTCACCAAATAAATTTCAAGAAGAAGGGTCtaaaaatttatcaaggaaAAGGAAATTTGAGAACATTTGCTTAGAGAAACTTGAAGAAACTGATGAACAGGTTTCAGGAGTGACAGAAGTGGAAAATTGTGATGCTTTATGCTTGAATGTGGAGTCACAAGAGAGTGTAAAGTCTAAGATTAGGAATAATGTTGATTTGAAAGGAAGTGAAAAGAAATCCAAGATAAGCAACTCCAAGAAAAAGGGGAGCAACATTAGAACTATTCTGAATTTCTTTTCAAGAGTGTAATGATCATTCAATATCTATACATTCATAATTTTTGTCGCGGCTTCTttagaatttatatattttaagaaaGAGATTCATAatttgccaaaaaaaaaaaattgtacagaTTACACTTGTAACATCAACTATGTAGCACtgacatttcaaattaaaaatatgtttaacattGACACAACACTTATAGGTTAGATTACATTTaaccacttttattttttttaatttactatcAGTGTTTGCATTCACGATTTTTGTTGAGGTCtctttagaattttttatatatttttcaaaagagattcaTAAATTGCCAAAAGAGTGAACTGATCACATGTGTGTAACACCAATTATGTACACTAATACTTCATATTAAGGCATGTTCAACACTTGCACATTATGTTacatttaatcaatttaatttttttaatttactattgTCATCTGCATGTGTTTAGATTAGTGCTTTGTAGGACACaagaagatatatatttttgaatcaaactcatgatgatttatttaaaaaatcactttATTCCAAGACTTGCACTAATCAAGTCACATGATTACACTTGTAGAAAACCAAAGATAGGCTATTTCTTAGCAAAAACATGATTCACTACAAACATAGTAAACAGATTTTGATCTCATCTATTTACTTCTTTTTGGTAAGTAGCTGCTTGAACCAATAAGCTGACATCTTAGGGTATCTCTTGAGAGTTTTGAAGTCAACATAGACAATACCAAACCTTGATGTGTACCCTAATCTCCATTCAAAGTTATCAAGCAATGACCATGCATAGTATCCAACAACATTTGCTCCATCATCAACAGCTTTCTTTAGTTGACTCAAATAACCTTTGTAATAGTTTATTCTTGTAGTGTCATGTAAACCCTTGGAAAATGTTACATTACCAGGGTCATCCATGCCTACAAAATCATTAACTTTGTTACATgacatcaaaatcaaatttcataattctttcaatttttaattttcatctttacaaataaacaaattttcGCTTTCattgttgttttaatttaaaaaaaaaaacaagaactaAAAGCTAAAACCAGTATAATTGCAAAGCGAGGAATTAGCCTAAGATGTTACCATTTTCAGACAAGATCACAGTTGGATTTCCATAATGCTCCTTGATGTAGATTAATGATTTGTACAAGCCCCATGGAACATTGTAAAGCCAATATGAATATGCCTGcaa
This region of Cicer arietinum cultivar CDC Frontier isolate Library 1 chromosome 8, Cicar.CDCFrontier_v2.0, whole genome shotgun sequence genomic DNA includes:
- the LOC101507566 gene encoding exonuclease 1 isoform X1, which codes for MGIKDLLRFMKPYVEPINIKNYAGKRVGIDAYSWLHKGAYSCSMELCLDSDSERKLRYIEYFMHRVNLLRYYKVTPVVVFDGGNVPCKAATEKERNRKRNANRELAMAKLKEGNVNAASELFQRAVNITPHMAHKLIQTLKSENIEFVVAPYEADAQLAYLSNLEIEKGGIEAVITEDSDLIAYGCPSIIFKMDREGNGERIELKKVFSVESCKPSFRSFDMKLFTGMCVLAGCDFLPSVPGIGVARAHALVSKYRNLDRILSVLKFEKGDQMPEGYAKSFKDALAVFHHARIYDINTKELKHMKPLPENFLESLDTNLDFLGPEIPSTIVIAIAEGNLNPSTKEAFDKFECSRLPLHPIDPQTIVQHKKSEVLAPFKQENCFSIFGSHNNSENYTVTRISDKDKYSNEALALEKLIMPLTTNETIKKTITSNDTPLKVPNNNPFRIRKHEEEINLVQKEDTIEEISIVSSVEYIDIDTYMSPNKFQEEGSKNLSRKRKFENICLEKLEETDEQVSGVTEVENCDALCLNVESQESVKSKIRNNVDLKGSEKKSKISNSKKKGSNIRTILNFFSRV
- the LOC101507566 gene encoding exonuclease 1 isoform X2, encoding MLVGIDAYSWLHKGAYSCSMELCLDSDSERKLRYIEYFMHRVNLLRYYKVTPVVVFDGGNVPCKAATEKERNRKRNANRELAMAKLKEGNVNAASELFQRAVNITPHMAHKLIQTLKSENIEFVVAPYEADAQLAYLSNLEIEKGGIEAVITEDSDLIAYGCPSIIFKMDREGNGERIELKKVFSVESCKPSFRSFDMKLFTGMCVLAGCDFLPSVPGIGVARAHALVSKYRNLDRILSVLKFEKGDQMPEGYAKSFKDALAVFHHARIYDINTKELKHMKPLPENFLESLDTNLDFLGPEIPSTIVIAIAEGNLNPSTKEAFDKFECSRLPLHPIDPQTIVQHKKSEVLAPFKQENCFSIFGSHNNSENYTVTRISDKDKYSNEALALEKLIMPLTTNETIKKTITSNDTPLKVPNNNPFRIRKHEEEINLVQKEDTIEEISIVSSVEYIDIDTYMSPNKFQEEGSKNLSRKRKFENICLEKLEETDEQVSGVTEVENCDALCLNVESQESVKSKIRNNVDLKGSEKKSKISNSKKKGSNIRTILNFFSRV